In the Phaseolus vulgaris cultivar G19833 chromosome 7, P. vulgaris v2.0, whole genome shotgun sequence genome, one interval contains:
- the LOC137829978 gene encoding beta-1,4-xylosyltransferase IRX9-like encodes MVSLERSRKKVMLPKKFMVHFSLCFVMGFFTGFAPTGKSIFHSHVDSSNRSEFAPQPIEVSQKTTDFNRSWRAPTPSSVVHKHEKPWPQLKPRTLIIIVTPTSTKLPIQAVIFLTRLANTIKLVPQPLLWIVVEGQTESSELSKTLRNTGIMYRHLVSKENFTDLEAELNHQRNLALKHIVHHRLSGIVHFAELSNVYDLEFFQQLRYIQVFGTWATALLAANRNKVIIEGAVCDSSQVIGWHLRNMNNESDTITPPIHISSFAFNSSILWDPERWGRTSSLQDTSQNSIKFVKQVVVEDDEPNFKGIPPEDCSRILLWRFNFHALTTSNHKSLTTTSKINGKE; translated from the exons ATGGTATCACTAGAAAGATCAAGAAAGAAAGTTATGCTACCAAAGAAATTCATGGTGCATTTTTCTCTGTGTTTTGTGATGGGGTTCTTCACAGGCTTTGCTCCTACAGGTAAGTCTATATTTCACAgtcatgttgattcttcaaatAGGTCAGAATTTGCACCACAACCAATTGAAGTGTCACAGAAGACAACAGATTTCAATAGAAGTTGGAGAGCTCCGACACCAAGTTCTGTAGTCCACAAGCATGAAAAACCATGGCCCCAGTTGAAGCCTAGAACACTTATAATCATAGTAACTCCAACAAGCACTAAACTTCCCATCCAAGCAGTGATTTTTTTGACAAGGTTGGCAAACACTATAAAGCTGGTTCCTCAACCATTGCTGTGGATTGTTGTGGAAGGCCAAACAGAATCTTCAGAACTTTCAAAGACGCTTAGGAACACTGGAATCATGTATAGGCATTTGGTTTCCAAGGAAAACTTCACGGACTTGGAAGCTGAGCTGAATCACCAGAGAAATCTTGCACTCAAGCACATTGTGCATCACAGGCTAAGTGGGATAGTACACTTTGCTGAGCTTTCCAACGTTTATGATCTCGAATTTTTCCAACAACTAAGATATATTCA GGTATTTGGAACATGGGCAACGGCATTGTTAGCAGCAAACAGAAACAAAGTGATAATAGAAGGAGCAGTGTGTGATTCTTCACAAGTCATAGGGTGGCATTTAAGGAATATGAACAATGAATCAGACACAATTACTCCTCCAATTCATATTTCAAGTTTTGCATTCAATAGTTCCATCCTTTGGGACCCTGAAAGATGGGGTCGCACTTCCTCTCTTCAAGACACCTCTCAG AATTCAATAAAATTCGTGAAGCAAGTTGTTGTAGAGGATGATGAACCCAACTTCAAGGGAATTCCCCCAGAGGACTGCTCCAGAATCTTGCTTTGGCGTTTCAATTTTCATGCTCTTACCACTTCAAATCACAAATCTCTCACTACTACTTCCAAAATAAATGGGAaagaatga